The Pseudofrankia inefficax genome window below encodes:
- a CDS encoding helix-turn-helix domain-containing protein, producing the protein MGDGPNALGEYLRARRALVTPEQAGIPQLGARRVPGLRREEVAMLAGISADYYLRLEQGRDRGPSTQVLESLARVLRLDAAGLEYLLGLAHGRPRRPRRRERRREAVPENIHALLDAVTFPAFVESRYFDILAANPLAAVLSPRFVVGRNRVRDFFLEPAERDFYPDWENSARGIIAGFRASVGSDLDDPRFVEIVGELSLASDLFRTLWARQDVVRREGTTMTVHHPEAGALTLYREKLPLPGTAGQVLALWHAPAGSPAAEKLALLASYALARDPASGPDGEPARAAHPSPRGPRPT; encoded by the coding sequence GTGGGCGACGGACCGAACGCGCTGGGCGAGTACCTGCGGGCCCGGCGCGCGCTGGTGACCCCCGAGCAGGCCGGCATCCCGCAGCTCGGGGCGCGCCGGGTGCCAGGGCTGCGGCGCGAGGAGGTCGCGATGCTCGCCGGGATCAGCGCCGACTACTACCTGCGGCTGGAGCAGGGGCGCGACCGCGGCCCGTCGACGCAGGTCCTGGAGTCGCTGGCGCGGGTGCTGCGGCTCGACGCGGCCGGGCTGGAGTACCTGCTCGGCCTCGCGCACGGCCGGCCCCGCCGGCCACGGCGCCGCGAGCGCCGCCGCGAGGCCGTGCCGGAGAACATCCACGCCCTGCTGGACGCCGTCACGTTCCCCGCCTTCGTGGAGAGCCGGTACTTCGACATCCTGGCCGCGAACCCGCTGGCGGCTGTCCTCTCACCGCGTTTCGTCGTCGGGCGCAACCGGGTGCGCGACTTCTTCCTCGAACCCGCCGAACGGGACTTCTACCCCGACTGGGAGAACTCGGCGCGGGGCATCATCGCCGGGTTCCGCGCGTCGGTGGGCAGCGATCTCGACGACCCGCGGTTCGTCGAGATCGTCGGCGAGCTGTCCCTGGCCAGCGACCTCTTCCGCACCCTCTGGGCACGCCAGGACGTCGTCCGCCGCGAGGGCACCACCATGACCGTGCACCACCCGGAGGCCGGCGCGCTCACGCTCTACCGGGAGAAGCTGCCGCTCCCCGGGACCGCGGGGCAGGTCCTGGCGCTGTGGCACGCCCCCGCCGGCTCGCCGGCCGCGGAGAAGCTCGCGCTGCTGGCCTCCTACGCGCTGGCCCGCGACCCCGCGAGCGGTCCCGACGGCGAGCCCGCCCGGGCCGCCCACCCGTCGCCCCGCGGACCGCGGCCGACCTGA
- a CDS encoding NAD-dependent epimerase/dehydratase family protein — MTTDLALVTGGSGYVGTQLIAAMLRAGTPVRATVRSLERADGLRAAVRRGGADDGGLELVATDLTADDGWARAMTGSVEIYHVASPLPYVQPENPDDLIVPARDGVLRVLRAARDAGARRVVLTSSFAAVGYTPKPGAEFTEDDWTDPDTPGLAPYPRSKTIAERAAWDFMAREGGDTELVTINPTFILGPTLTSDLRSSTQLIKAMIDGTMPVAPRARFGLADVRDVADLHLRAMAAPNAAGRRFLAVADGPTISYLTVAQTLRARLGSLAEAVPTEEAPGAELPQPIIHNDRARTELGWRPRPVEATIVDTAESLRELGLLAQTG; from the coding sequence ATGACAACCGATCTGGCCCTGGTCACCGGTGGGTCCGGGTATGTGGGCACCCAGCTGATCGCCGCGATGTTGCGTGCCGGAACTCCCGTGCGCGCCACGGTGCGCTCGCTGGAACGCGCGGACGGGCTGCGCGCGGCCGTGCGCCGCGGCGGCGCGGACGACGGCGGCCTGGAGCTGGTGGCCACGGACCTGACCGCGGACGACGGGTGGGCCAGGGCGATGACCGGCAGCGTCGAGATCTACCACGTCGCCAGCCCGCTGCCCTACGTCCAGCCGGAGAACCCGGACGACCTGATCGTGCCCGCCCGCGATGGCGTGCTGCGGGTCCTGCGGGCCGCGCGCGACGCGGGCGCCCGCCGCGTCGTGCTGACGTCGTCGTTCGCCGCGGTCGGCTACACGCCCAAGCCCGGCGCCGAGTTCACCGAGGACGACTGGACCGACCCCGACACGCCCGGCCTCGCGCCCTACCCACGGTCCAAGACGATCGCCGAACGGGCCGCCTGGGACTTCATGGCACGTGAGGGTGGCGACACGGAGCTGGTCACCATCAACCCGACGTTCATCCTGGGCCCGACCCTCACCTCGGACCTGCGCTCGTCCACGCAGCTGATCAAGGCGATGATCGACGGCACGATGCCGGTCGCGCCCCGCGCCCGGTTCGGCCTCGCCGACGTCCGGGACGTCGCCGACCTGCACCTGCGGGCGATGGCCGCGCCGAACGCCGCCGGCCGGCGCTTCCTGGCCGTCGCCGACGGGCCGACGATCAGCTATCTGACGGTGGCACAGACCCTGCGCGCACGCCTCGGGTCGCTGGCCGAAGCCGTGCCGACCGAGGAGGCACCCGGCGCCGAGCTGCCTCAGCCGATCATCCACAACGACCGCGCGCGCACCGAGCTCGGCTGGCGGCCGCGCCCCGTCGAGGCGACGATCGTCGACACGGCCGAGAGCCTGCGCGAGCTCGGCCTCCTGGCCCAGACCGGCTGA
- a CDS encoding amidohydrolase family protein yields the protein MSYPVFDADNHMYETTDAFTKYLPAEYENLVKYVQVNGRTKIALRNVISEYIPNPTFNKVAPPGAQEIEFRLKNPSSKHTIGTGFTLGKSKNEQIAERVAGMPPRYIESPSSFFDPAARLQLMDEQKVDRAMMWPTLASLLEERLADDPKATAVVVHALNEWMHEHWTYNFENRIFATPVINLSIVDEAIRELDYVVERGARAVLIRPATVPDFGARRRSFALPEFDPFWARVQESGILVGMHSSDDGYTRHTNEWNGITDEMKPFAGRNKFTELVSSEYRSIRDAIYSIIGHGLATRFPDIRFMPVENGSQWVPTAIKQFKKVYAVDPGSWDEDPIVALHRSIVVHPFFEEDVMAIVNAIGVDNVVFGSDYPHPEGMADPTSFVEELDDSLSEGDKAKIMGGNLSKLMKCDPTEKVIAA from the coding sequence TTGAGCTACCCGGTATTTGACGCCGACAACCACATGTACGAGACGACGGACGCGTTCACGAAGTATCTCCCGGCGGAGTACGAGAACCTGGTCAAGTACGTTCAGGTCAACGGCCGGACGAAGATCGCGCTGCGGAACGTCATCAGCGAGTACATCCCCAACCCGACCTTCAACAAGGTCGCCCCGCCCGGTGCGCAGGAAATCGAGTTCCGCCTCAAGAACCCGTCTTCCAAGCACACGATCGGGACCGGCTTCACGCTCGGCAAGTCGAAGAACGAGCAGATCGCCGAGCGGGTGGCAGGAATGCCGCCGCGCTACATCGAGTCACCGTCGTCGTTCTTCGACCCCGCCGCCCGGCTGCAGCTGATGGACGAGCAGAAGGTCGACCGGGCCATGATGTGGCCGACGCTGGCCAGCCTGCTCGAGGAACGCCTGGCCGACGACCCGAAGGCGACCGCGGTCGTGGTCCACGCCCTGAACGAGTGGATGCACGAGCACTGGACCTACAACTTCGAGAACCGGATCTTCGCCACGCCGGTCATCAACCTGTCGATCGTCGACGAGGCGATCAGGGAGCTCGACTACGTCGTGGAGCGCGGCGCCCGGGCGGTACTGATCCGGCCGGCGACCGTGCCCGACTTCGGAGCGCGGCGCCGGTCCTTCGCGCTGCCGGAGTTCGACCCGTTCTGGGCCCGGGTGCAGGAGTCCGGCATCCTGGTCGGGATGCACTCCTCCGACGACGGCTACACCCGTCACACGAACGAGTGGAACGGCATCACCGACGAGATGAAGCCCTTCGCCGGGCGGAACAAGTTCACCGAGCTTGTCAGCAGCGAGTACCGCAGCATTCGTGACGCCATCTACTCGATCATCGGTCATGGTCTGGCGACCCGGTTCCCGGACATCCGGTTCATGCCGGTCGAGAACGGCAGCCAGTGGGTGCCGACGGCCATCAAGCAGTTCAAGAAGGTCTACGCGGTCGACCCGGGGAGCTGGGACGAGGACCCGATCGTCGCGCTGCACCGTTCGATCGTCGTCCACCCGTTCTTCGAGGAGGACGTGATGGCGATCGTCAACGCGATCGGTGTCGACAACGTCGTCTTCGGTTCGGACTACCCGCATCCCGAGGGCATGGCCGACCCGACCTCCTTCGTCGAGGAGCTCGACGACTCCCTTTCCGAGGGCGACAAGGCCAAGATCATGGGCGGGAACCTGTCCAAGCTCATGAAGTGCGACCCCACCGAGAAGGTCATCGCCGCCTGA
- a CDS encoding fatty acid desaturase family protein — protein MVTDPQRPVPRRGRLGAFNGAGSHAGRGALGMTAADVEELGRELDQIRTRVLASLGEDDSRYIRRVIGVQRLLEACGRATLFASALPPAWLAGTMMLATAKILENMEIGHNVLHGQWDWMGDPAIRSTAWESDSVSPSDQWRRAHNYRHHTFTNVEGEDRDLGFGILRMTPAQRWRPIHLAQPLYNLGLAITFEWGIAIFDLELDRFWSGDRSWRETRADLGATLRKVRRQVLKDYVLFPALAGPVFLPVLAANLTANLARNLWAHTIIFCGHFPDGTETFTAEDLDGETRGQWYLRQLRGSANIEGSPLFHILSGNLSHQIEHHLFPDLPSNRYAQIAPQVRALCERFGIPYTTGSLSRQTAEVWRRILRLSLPRPSRTPAPARPGQLVGSP, from the coding sequence ATGGTGACTGATCCGCAACGACCTGTCCCGCGCCGCGGCCGGCTGGGCGCCTTCAACGGCGCCGGGTCCCACGCTGGCCGGGGTGCGCTCGGGATGACCGCGGCGGACGTCGAGGAACTCGGCCGCGAGCTCGACCAGATAAGGACCCGGGTGCTGGCCAGCCTCGGGGAGGACGACTCCCGTTACATCCGGCGGGTGATCGGCGTTCAGCGTCTCCTGGAGGCCTGCGGCCGGGCGACGTTGTTCGCCTCCGCCCTGCCACCCGCCTGGCTCGCGGGCACGATGATGCTCGCGACGGCCAAGATCCTGGAGAACATGGAGATCGGCCACAACGTGCTGCACGGCCAGTGGGACTGGATGGGCGATCCGGCGATCCGCTCCACCGCCTGGGAGTCGGATTCCGTGTCGCCGTCGGACCAGTGGCGGCGGGCCCACAACTATCGCCACCACACGTTCACCAACGTCGAGGGCGAGGACCGGGATCTCGGTTTCGGCATCCTGCGGATGACGCCGGCCCAGCGGTGGCGCCCGATACACCTCGCCCAGCCGCTGTACAACCTCGGACTCGCGATCACGTTCGAATGGGGAATCGCGATCTTCGATCTGGAGCTCGATCGGTTCTGGTCAGGGGACAGGAGCTGGCGGGAAACCCGGGCCGATCTCGGTGCGACACTCCGCAAGGTCAGGCGGCAGGTACTCAAGGACTACGTGCTGTTCCCGGCGCTCGCCGGGCCCGTGTTCCTGCCCGTGCTGGCCGCCAACCTCACGGCGAACCTGGCACGCAATCTCTGGGCCCACACCATCATCTTCTGCGGGCACTTTCCGGACGGCACCGAGACGTTCACGGCGGAGGACCTCGACGGCGAGACCCGCGGGCAGTGGTACCTGCGTCAGCTACGGGGCTCCGCGAACATCGAGGGCTCCCCGCTCTTTCACATCCTCAGCGGCAACCTGAGCCACCAGATCGAGCACCACCTGTTCCCCGACCTCCCCAGCAACAGGTACGCCCAGATAGCCCCACAGGTGCGCGCCCTGTGTGAACGATTCGGCATCCCCTACACCACGGGGTCACTCTCACGCCAGACCGCCGAGGTATGGCGGAGGATTCTGCGGCTTTCCCTACCCCGACCGTCCAGAACTCCGGCACCCGCACGCCCTGGCCAACTCGTCGGTAGCCCCTGA